gacttcaccttAAGCGAACATATGCCCAGTCGAACAATAACCACTCTGCAATTTATTGGTCGACTGGACCTGCGCCGAGACAGTGCCTCCAACTTGACTGCATACTGCATCGCTTGTGATGTTGTATATCCAGCTGCCAAGCCCGGCTTGAGTGTCATTGTCGTTGCTCCATGACTGAGTGGACATACCCATGTGGCTGGGACGCCGGACCTGGGTTCTCCAAAGCTGTTGTACAAGCCCCATCTCGGCCACATGGAGATCAAGGTGTGACCAGCTGAGCCTGAAGCTACACCATCTTGTATAGAAATCTGAAGAACCTTGCCCGCTCGCGCGGTTTCGTGAACTTTCGCCCCTTCGTGCGGCAGACACGATTTTGCAAACGGAAATATGAAGCTCACATCGCAAGCAGAAGGTGCTGACCCGATTCTCACGCGTGCCATCGCAGAGGACAAGGTCCGGTGGTGGAAGAAACCAAACTTGAGATATCTGTATCTGTTCTTGTTCCCAACATGTGCGTGACTGATTTACACGCGAATACAAAATGCAGAGATCTTTGAGCTGACAACCGTACTCAGGCATGGGGATTGAAATCACTTCTGGCTTCGACAGTCAAATCATCAATGCGGTGCAGATTGTCGATCCATGGCAAGAGTACTTTGATCATCCTGAGGGCGCGATTTTAGGGTAAGTcgacgcagcagcaagagagtATGCATACGTTCACTATAGCAACCACTAATAATCATGATTTGTGCAGCATCATAGGAGCAATGTACAGTCTGGGAGCAATCTGCTCTCTTCCTTTCATCCCTTGGGTAACACAGAAATTCGGTCGTCGTTGGTCCATCTTCCTTGGCTCCTGGGTCATGGTCCTTGGAGCCGCCGTTCAAAGTGCTTCTCAACACGTTGGAATGTACCTTGCCGCTCGCTGGCTCCTAGGTTTTGGCATTCCGATCTGTATCATTTCTGGAGCAGCCATGCTTGGAGAGCTAGGCTATCCAAAGGAAAGACCGATTCTCACAAGTCTATTCAACGCGAGTTACTTCATCGGAGCAATCACAGCCGCTGGCATCACTTTCGGAACACAAAGCCTGGCACCCAGCGATTGGTCGTGGCGAGTACCATCTCTACTGCAAGCTTTGCCGAGTTTTGTTCAGATTGCTTTGATTTTGTGCGTCTCAAGTCTCCTATATCCGAGCATTTCGACTAACCGGTGACCCCAGCTTCGTCCCCGAATCCCCTCGCTGGCTCATATCCCAAGACCGCCGCGAAGAAGCGTACGAGATCCTCATCAAATACCACGCCGAAGGCAACCGCGACTCCGCCCTCGTCCACGCGGAAATGGCACAAATCGAAAATACAATCAAAATGGAACTCCAAACTTCAAAGCAATCCTGGCTCGATATGCTCGCTACTCCCGGTATGCGAAAGCGTGTCCTCATTGGGTCTCTTCTCGGCCTCTTTACGCAATGGTCAGGCAACACCCTCATCAGCTACTACCTCAATTCGATCCTCGAAAGCATCGGCTACACAGATTCATCATTCAAAGCCAAGCTAAACATTGGACTTAATTGCTGGGCTCTGGTGAATGCTACTTGCGCCTCATTGCTTGTGCGGAGGTTCCCCAGGAGGAAAATGTATCTCCTCTGCGCGAGCTCTTTGCTGGTTTGCTACTGTGGCTGGACAATCGCGCAAGAGAGGTTCTTGACTACTGGAGCAATTGCGGCGGGACATGCCGTGATTTTCTTCATGTTTTTGTATTCGCCGTGTTATAACATTGGGTATAATGCTTTGACGTATAGTAAGTCATCCTGTGTCGAGTGTAAGTAGAAGGTTTCTTGAAAAGGCTAACCATACTCACAGCATTCCTCGTTGAGCTCTTCCCATTCGCGGTTCGGACTAGAGGTATCGCCCTCTTTCAATTCTTCGGCAGAGGTGCGGGCTTCTTCAGCACTTTTGTCAACCCGATCGGACTTAAAAATGCAACTTGGAAGTACCTTATCATGTACTGTGTCTGGCTGGCATTCGAGGTCGTTTGCATTTACTTCTTGTGGCCGGAGACACATGGCAGGACTTTGGAAGAGTTGACTTTCTGTAAGTACAAATTTATTGTGGCGTTCTGTGATGTGCTGATGCTGACATTTGTGAACAGTGTTCGAAGATAAGGCTTtgcaagagcagcaagagaagaTTACTATGACTGAGCTGCAGAAGGATACTTCGGTCGAGCGTGTCGAGGTGGTAGAGATGAAGTCGTGATGTTGAGCAGTTTCTCTTTTCTCTGATTTCCGACAATGTGACAtgacctaatatactagtgcGTCTGCGATTATTGTAACAGTCTCGCAAACTCATCTTGGCTTTCGACTCGGCTTTCACTTCCGCGATCAATGCTCTCATGATACCACATCGCCAGCCCTGAAATCTCCTACCGCACGTCAAAGACACGAGACGTCGTGCGGAATCACACATCAGCAGAATTCTCAGCTATCATATCTCATTCGTCAATTAATTCTATACAGACATTACTTCGCACAGATGCATTAATATACCCTCTCCCCATCTCTTAGCCGGACTTCCTGGAAGGCGGGACTCTCATAGAATACCTTCATCTCCGCATGCTTCTCCCTGAACATTCCTTTGGTCCAAGGCGCAGATTCCTGCAACTCAACCCAAAGCTTCTCGTGCACCACTTTCAGCTTCCCCTCGTCTAACGGACCAGGGAAGAAGCCATTGTACTCCCTCGCTAACTGCACGACTGGGAACGGACCAGAAGCTTTGAACATCTCAGATAGGAAAGCCTTGTCAGCCATCGCGGTATCCCAATTTTTGTTCGCTGTGAGTTCACGTGTAAGACGTCGGTGCATGGCGAGGTTGGGTTGGATAAGCATCACTCCCGTGTTGAGTTCTATCGTGGCCGTAGGGTTTGCAAGGAGGTTCTGTTGAGCGGCCATGAATGTGTACGGGCAGATCTCGTCTCCGGAAGCCTGGTCTTCTAAGGGCAGTAATTCCCTCCTGCATGATCGGGTAGCGGCTCCTAGGAGATCATCGAGGTTCTGGACTGGGAAGGCATCTGCGTCGAGATACAGGATTTTGCTGAAGTCTGTTTGACGCCAGAGGTTCAAACGGGCGAAGTTGTATTGCCAGCGACCCTGTGTGTTCTTGTCCGGGTGCCATTCGATGGAGTCGAGTTCGCGGACTATCGCACCTGCGGCTGCGAGGACGCTACGCTGCTCTTCCGTAATGTGTGGCGCGACGAATGCCGTGAATGGGTATTGAGCGGATCCGGATCGTATATCCCATAGAACGCGAAAGATGAGCTGTAGAGCTGCAAGGAAGTAAGGGTCGTTCAGCGATCCTCCCGGGGTCGTAATGTGTGTGGCATATGTCGGGTGCCCTTCGCCCTTGTAATTGTGCGGCTTATAGCGACGAAGCTTCAGAATATCCATCTTGGGCGTTTCCAAGTCCAGGTTCTGCTGAAATGGGGCATCTGCAAAGCCTCCTTGGAAGTGTGGATCTGAGACTGGTGGTGCAGCAGGTGCTGTCCCGCCCACCGTGCTCCCAAGATTTGGCTGAAGAGGTGGCATCTGTGGTGAACTCCCAAGTCCTGGCATAGCTGGCATAGGAGGCATTTGGGCTGCTTCCGGACCTGGAGCAGCTGGTACAGGAGGCACAGGAAGCGCGTTCACCATTCCCGGAGCGGGTGCTGGAGGCATtcctggagcagcagcaggaggaggtggagcgaGAGGGGGACCAGCCTGATCGATCGCCGGGCCAGGCAGAgagccaccagcagcagcaggagcagcaaaagggccagcatcagcagctgGGGCAAAGGGAGCAGCAGggggagcagcagcaccatctcCCAATCCTCCTAAAGACCCTCCGCCCAATGCATTCCCACCACCCAACCCACCTAGCTGGCCGGCCTCAGTACTCGCTCCTCCAAGTCCTCCCATAGAATTCCCATCTGCAGCAACCTGCTCCCCACCAGGCAAAACATGCGCCGGATTCGCCGCACCTCCAGCACCACCTCCCAAAGCATTGGCTTCCTGCCTCAACTTCTCatcttcctgctgctgcgtcgaaAGCGGCACCGTGATCCCCTCAGGCAGAGGCGCAAAACCCTTGAACTCCGGTGCTTTCGGTGACCAACTAACAGGTGCCCTCGTGCCTCCAGACGTATGATAAAACAACATCAAAAACACAATCGCGACAATCGCGAACGCGATGTTGCGCACGCCGAGGACGGCCGGCATCTTTGCGGTCAGCACCTCAACTCAGATCAACAATATCCAGACAGACAgtgtgatgatgaggacgagaagtCAAGACATGTTCAGAATTTCACACCCCTCCCGTCCCTTCCTTCCTCCACGCACGCGCACGCGCACGCGGATAAGTGGTAGATGGAGCTCGTTTGTCGTTGGATCGTTTGGCAGCCACAAAAGCCACGACAGGTACATAGTTTCGTGCGAACCAGCCGAGGCATGGCAGCTAGGACGAATCAGGGTTGTCGCAATGTGTCGTTTTCGCTGGATGTGGCGTTGCTGAGAGTGGAGCAACGGTCCTTGGTTGTGCTGATCGCTCATCTGGTTCTGGGGTTATTGGAGCCGAGATTTCTGGGGAAACGTCGTCTCTTCATTGATCTTGTTTCCATGGTATTTTGTGTGGGTTCAAGCTGTGTTGTTGGCATCTTGGTGTTGTAAGTGGGAAGATTCGAGACTGCTAGAGGAGACGAAAGACGAAGTGCAGTGGGCTTGGCAGTTTGTTAGGAAGGAACAGCCACATCCTTGCTCAAAAGCATGTCAGTACGACTGGGGTCCAAGCATGAGAAGTAAAATATCGATTTGAGTATCGATGCTATATGTATACTCCAGATCAAAAAGGTGCCCTGTTCACCCCCATCTACATCCTCCTAAAAAGAGTGACCAGAGCTTTCATCATTCGTAAAAATGTTTTCTATGCGCAGTTCAGCTACCCCTGCCTTCCCCCGCAACCTCTCAATGATTTGACCATCCTCAGCGGGGACATCGCTTCGTTCGTTGCGGCTCAATGTCACAGTCCAAGTCTTGAGTCGAAGACGTTTACATGAAGTAAGGCTTTGGGGCGTACACGCACGTGGTGTACGGAACTTTGCTGGTGACTGTTTTGGTCGACAAAGAAGTCGACAAAGAGGTCGTCGAGGTGACAACAGGTTTGGTCTCGACCTCAGTCTTGGTGGTCACAACATCGGAAGTCTTGGTCTCTGCGCCAGTAATCGTCTTGGTAATAGTTTCGACTTTGTCCTCGAATGTAGTAGTGGTGAATGGCATcttggtggtgatggtgatcACGCTCTCCTTGACGCCGGTGGATACGACGGGTTTCTTGGTGGTCGTCTTTTAAACGCAGTCAGTGGAAGGTACCATATCACCTGAGACGAGTCTTTCACGCATCGAAGATGCCTTCTAGCGACTGCACTTACCTTTTCCTCTTGGTACGAAGTGGTCGGCTTGACGATTGTGGTTTTGATGGTCTTGACAGCGGTGGATGTAACGGTTTTGGTTTGCGTAACTGGCACCTTTATCGTCTtgatggaagtggaagtggtgtAGCCAGTGCTGTAGGAGGTGCCGACGGAGTTGGTGCAAgtctcctctttcttggtTGTAGTCTCTTGCTTTTTAGTGGTAGTCTCCGGTTTCTTGGTagtctcctccttcttggtcgtggactcttctttcttggtTGTCTCTGGCTTCGATGTAGTCTCAGGCTTCTTCGTtgtctcctccttcttggtAGTGGTCTcaggcttcttcgtcgtctcctccttcttggtTGTGGTCTCAGGCGTTTTGGAGGTCTCCTCTTTCTTAGTTGTggtctcctccttcttggtcGTGGTGGGCTCCTCTTTCTTTGTGGTGGTCTCAGGGTACTCCGGGTAGCTTGGTGGGACTGGCTCGTAACCAGCAGGAGTTGTCTCAGCTGGGCTTGGGTAAGCGTTCACCATGCCACTGAGGGCGAAAAAGGCGATGGTGGTGAGGGAGAACTGCATGTTGATTGTTGAGCGATTGAAATGGATTGCTTGTAAAGCGAATGAACGAGATGTGGCTGTGAACGATCTGGAGCTTTGATCTGAAGgcgagatgctgctgctgatgagaaaGCAATGAAGAGGCCATTCCACTCATCTCTATACTTCGTTCCTCTGAATCGCTTTCCTTACCGGAAGAATCATGGAGGATTCTACTCCCGTGCTCAGCTGTATGATCTCTCGGAGCTGCAGCACGAACTCGTGCGTTGTGGAGAACGGGTGCATTCCTCGTATTGCCCATCTTCGATATCCTCCAGGCGAAGCGCAGCCTCATAACCGAGCTGCAGTGCATCATTGAACGTGGTCAACATCGTGATGCGAATATCGTAAGTGCTGTTCAGGTCCATCGCTTCTACCGGCAATGCGGGACCAAAGCAAGTGAAACTACTCGATTTGGCAAGTCAAGGCATATCTTCAGTTGCAGTCGAAGTAGCATATGCACGGCAGAAAAGGCTCCGTTGGACCCATACGTTGAGCAGCTGGATGCAAGTTCGACATACACCGGTAAGGCAATACAGCACTGCTCCAAGAATAGGTGGCGTGCAGCCTGATATGATGCAAAAAGGTGGTGGCGACCTCGAAGCGACTGAGCTGTTCCGCTCTTATGACGGATATCTGCGTATGTTGAGGGACGTCGTACGGCACAGACCTTGCTTCCGCTTGAAATCTGCACAAGAATAAGGCACTGACGAGCCGACCAGCAGCGAAGGATGTGAATTGCGGAGTGCGTCGCTCTACCGACGCTATGGAATACGGGATTGCGGCACGAGCTGCAACGATGTCAAGGATAAGTTCCAGAAGGATTCCATGAACACGTGCGTATCGTTCCTGGCAAGCCACGGTCATGCTTGTTCGTGACCCTAGATGTCGCAGGCACGCATCGCACAGTGGCTTCAAGAATTCTCGTGGCGCGTTCCGAGAGAGCGAGAATACGAGCGACTTTTCGTTCCTGCGTTGGAGGTTGGTTGAAATTTCCGAAGTGGCGACATCAGTATATCGCAGTGGCTTGCGTGTCCAGATTTATTCGAGCTGCTTTACCATGAACAGAGCCGCTGCTGCATGATCCATGTTTCCATTAGGTCACTGAGTTATGAAATAGCAGTACCTGCAGGTGGCCGGAAGCAGTGTTCTCAGCAACACCGGGAAACGCCAAGCTTGAACGGTCGCTGGTTGCACAGGTACAGAACGGCGATTGAGCACCAGCACTGTATAGCTCTTGCATTTCCAGTCTCATAGTCTGGGCGTAATTCGTTTGCACGTATGTAAGAAGAACAGACGCCATATGGTGATTAGTGATTCGCGAGCCGTCTGCTATAATTTTTGAGGATTCTTGGCATGCAGCTAATGCAGCATGTTATCGACGTGCATCGAGTCGAAGCGGCACATGCCAATGAAATGCCGTCAATCGATTTCTTTGTTGCTCGCGCACGCTCGATGTCGATCGGCATGGTAACACAAGGCACTGCTAGCAAGAGATCGGTACCCTAGGACGACAGAGGTAATACCAAGCCCATACTGGATCGAATGCGGCATATTGTCCTGCCTGGAGCAGTTTGACAATGCCGATCATCGGGACCAGGACGGGTCGCAGCTGTTCATGCCTCGCATGTCTCGCTC
This genomic interval from Cercospora beticola chromosome 7, complete sequence contains the following:
- a CDS encoding uncharacterized protein (CAZy:GT8); the protein is MPAVLGVRNIAFAIVAIVFLMLFYHTSGGTRAPVSWSPKAPEFKGFAPLPEGITVPLSTQQQEDEKLRQEANALGGGAGGAANPAHVLPGGEQVAADGNSMGGLGGASTEAGQLGGLGGGNALGGGSLGGLGDGAAAPPAAPFAPAADAGPFAAPAAAGGSLPGPAIDQAGPPLAPPPPAAAPGMPPAPAPGMVNALPVPPVPAAPGPEAAQMPPMPAMPGLGSSPQMPPLQPNLGSTVGGTAPAAPPVSDPHFQGGFADAPFQQNLDLETPKMDILKLRRYKPHNYKGEGHPTYATHITTPGGSLNDPYFLAALQLIFRVLWDIRSGSAQYPFTAFVAPHITEEQRSVLAAAGAIVRELDSIEWHPDKNTQGRWQYNFARLNLWRQTDFSKILYLDADAFPVQNLDDLLGAATRSCRRELLPLEDQASGDEICPYTFMAAQQNLLANPTATIELNTGVMLIQPNLAMHRRLTRELTANKNWDTAMADKAFLSEMFKASGPFPVVQLAREYNGFFPGPLDEGKLKVVHEKLWVELQESAPWTKGMFREKHAEMKVFYESPAFQEVRLRDGERVY